In one candidate division KSB1 bacterium genomic region, the following are encoded:
- a CDS encoding GxxExxY protein, with protein MDKKKYKYSELTGKIIGAAMRVHSRLGNGFQEVIYQRALAIEMQKQKLSFQQELKISIYYDDQQIGSRRVDFLVDEKVLVELKALVKMESVHMAQAINYLEAFNLEIGLLINFGSKSLEFKRLINNPER; from the coding sequence ATAGATAAAAAAAAATACAAATATTCTGAACTCACGGGTAAAATCATAGGGGCTGCTATGAGGGTTCACTCCAGATTAGGTAATGGATTCCAGGAAGTGATTTATCAACGAGCCCTGGCAATTGAAATGCAAAAGCAGAAATTGTCATTTCAACAGGAATTAAAAATATCCATTTATTACGATGATCAACAAATTGGATCTCGTCGAGTTGATTTTCTAGTAGATGAAAAAGTATTGGTTGAACTAAAAGCACTTGTGAAAATGGAGTCTGTTCATATGGCACAGGCTATAAATTATCTCGAAGCCTTCAACTTGGAGATCGGACTACTTATTAATTTCGGCAGTAAAAGCTTAGAGTTCAAGAGACTAATAAATAACCCGGAACGCTGA